A genome region from Geminicoccus roseus DSM 18922 includes the following:
- a CDS encoding alcohol dehydrogenase catalytic domain-containing protein, which produces MTEQQDSHDRTALLVTHFWPFSGGEVRDIGVSGRFVEEGWAPPAADEVIARVDAVCICSSDIKVIRMGTAHPLFAERDLTSAPAVLGHEMSLTVCAVGADWQRYYRPGDRLGLQPAIMVDGRRHTIGMDLPGAFGQHIRLDARTLSGAQPYVFPVPAQVSSATVAMLEPYSCVEAAYRPNCRTALKSGGSLLLVTGRDGGHIALDLPMPAGTVTMVAPDAAARAWAGARPTTILPDLEALRQTSGYSFDDIVVRGRLETDELSMITGLLAKDGLLALVGDQPAEAVTLDAARIHYQALSLVGAPGPSLAQAFAPERHRFDLKPNGTMLILGAGGAMGRIHTHRALELAEGPAIVIATSRKAERCQALQDDFGPLAERSGKRLVVIKDAEIDPVLDELAPRGCDDVVVVAPDVGLIERGATRMAADGMLVLFSGMPFGQPCRLPLGRIASHGARFTGSTGSTVADQLAVLDRVLDGTLDLTGNLEAVGGLAALPDALEAVRDGRVSGKIAIYPGRLDLPLTTIRTLHPEGAPQGWSRIDEERLIRGEGQDASAQQSHEEQ; this is translated from the coding sequence ATGACCGAGCAGCAAGACTCCCACGACCGCACGGCGCTGCTGGTCACGCATTTCTGGCCGTTCTCCGGAGGCGAGGTGCGCGACATCGGCGTGAGCGGGCGGTTCGTCGAGGAAGGCTGGGCACCGCCGGCAGCGGACGAGGTCATCGCGCGGGTCGATGCGGTCTGCATTTGCTCGTCGGACATCAAGGTGATCCGCATGGGCACAGCCCATCCGCTGTTTGCCGAGCGGGACCTGACTTCGGCCCCTGCCGTGCTTGGGCATGAGATGTCGCTGACCGTCTGCGCGGTCGGCGCTGACTGGCAGCGGTACTATCGCCCTGGCGACCGGCTCGGACTGCAGCCGGCCATCATGGTCGATGGGCGGCGACACACGATCGGCATGGATCTGCCAGGGGCGTTCGGCCAGCATATCCGGCTGGACGCTCGGACCCTGAGCGGCGCCCAGCCCTATGTCTTCCCGGTTCCTGCACAGGTCAGTTCGGCGACCGTCGCCATGCTCGAGCCTTATTCCTGCGTCGAGGCCGCCTATCGGCCGAACTGCCGGACAGCGCTCAAGAGCGGCGGAAGCCTCCTCCTGGTGACCGGTCGGGACGGTGGCCACATTGCGCTGGATCTGCCGATGCCTGCCGGAACGGTTACCATGGTGGCGCCGGATGCCGCTGCCCGAGCCTGGGCGGGCGCAAGGCCTACGACGATCCTGCCGGACCTGGAAGCCTTGCGTCAGACGAGCGGGTATTCCTTCGACGACATCGTCGTGCGCGGCCGCCTGGAGACAGACGAGCTCAGCATGATCACCGGCCTGTTGGCGAAGGACGGCCTGCTGGCGCTGGTCGGGGACCAGCCTGCCGAGGCGGTGACGCTGGATGCCGCCCGGATCCACTACCAAGCCTTGTCGCTGGTTGGCGCGCCCGGCCCATCGCTTGCCCAGGCGTTCGCCCCTGAACGGCACCGCTTCGACCTGAAGCCAAATGGCACGATGCTGATCCTCGGGGCCGGAGGCGCCATGGGACGGATCCATACCCACCGCGCCCTGGAGCTTGCCGAGGGACCAGCGATCGTCATCGCCACCTCCCGGAAGGCGGAGCGCTGCCAGGCACTCCAGGACGATTTCGGGCCTCTCGCAGAGCGATCCGGCAAGCGGCTGGTCGTGATCAAGGATGCCGAAATTGATCCCGTCCTGGACGAGCTGGCCCCCCGCGGCTGCGACGATGTCGTGGTGGTCGCACCGGATGTCGGGCTGATCGAGCGGGGCGCTACCCGGATGGCGGCCGACGGCATGCTGGTCCTGTTCTCCGGCATGCCGTTCGGCCAGCCTTGCCGACTGCCACTCGGCCGGATCGCCTCGCATGGTGCGCGGTTCACCGGCTCGACCGGCTCCACGGTCGCCGACCAGCTGGCCGTGCTGGACCGGGTCCTGGATGGAACGCTTGACCTGACCGGCAACCTGGAGGCGGTCGGCGGCCTCGCCGCCCTGCCCGACGCGCTGGAGGCGGTCAGGGATGGCCGGGTCTCGGGCAAGATCGCGATCTATCCCGGCCGGCTGGACCTGCCGCTGACGACGATCCGCACGCTGCACCCGGAAGGCGCCCCGCAGGGCTGGTCACGCATCGACGAGGAGCGGCTGATCCGCGGCGAGGGCCAGGACGCCTCAGCGCAGCAGTCCCACGAGGAACAGTGA
- a CDS encoding sugar ABC transporter substrate-binding protein, with protein MKHLLLGCAVAALMLGAPGGDAEAADCTVGIAMYTLGAPYFAAQVAAAQDQAEKAGCTVYTADGQNDMGKQISDVEDMVARGVDLLILNPRDPEGLVATASSATAQGVKVVVMDSSINPRADVVTQVRSSNDQNGFLVGQWLAQEMQGKPMKIILLSGDKGNEVGRDRRLGVFRGLVEGQLVNEGRAGFEVVGQGWGGWSHEGGLAAMEDLLTAHPDANVVIGENDSMVLGAMKALEASGKSDVLVLAAADGQKEALEMIKEGSYGATGLNDPDLVARTAVDIGLKAVDGSLPADFPKLELTTPAVITQENVDEYYRPDAVF; from the coding sequence ATGAAGCACCTGCTCTTGGGCTGTGCTGTTGCTGCGCTCATGCTGGGCGCGCCGGGTGGAGACGCCGAGGCAGCCGACTGCACCGTCGGCATCGCCATGTACACGCTGGGGGCGCCCTATTTCGCGGCGCAGGTCGCCGCCGCCCAGGACCAGGCCGAGAAGGCCGGCTGCACCGTCTATACCGCGGACGGCCAGAACGACATGGGCAAGCAGATTTCCGACGTCGAGGACATGGTCGCGCGGGGCGTCGACCTGCTGATCCTCAATCCTCGGGATCCCGAGGGCCTTGTTGCCACCGCCAGCAGCGCCACGGCTCAGGGCGTGAAGGTCGTGGTGATGGACTCCAGCATCAATCCCCGCGCCGACGTCGTCACCCAGGTGCGCTCCTCGAATGACCAGAATGGTTTTCTGGTCGGGCAGTGGCTTGCCCAGGAGATGCAGGGCAAGCCGATGAAGATCATCTTGCTGTCCGGCGACAAGGGCAACGAGGTCGGTCGTGACCGCCGTCTCGGCGTGTTCCGCGGGCTGGTCGAGGGGCAGCTGGTCAACGAGGGCCGGGCCGGCTTCGAGGTGGTCGGCCAGGGCTGGGGTGGCTGGTCGCATGAAGGCGGGCTTGCCGCCATGGAAGACCTGCTGACCGCGCATCCCGACGCCAATGTCGTCATTGGCGAGAACGACTCCATGGTGCTGGGCGCCATGAAGGCGCTGGAAGCCTCGGGCAAGAGCGACGTCCTCGTGCTTGCGGCCGCTGACGGGCAGAAGGAAGCGCTGGAGATGATCAAGGAGGGCAGCTACGGCGCGACCGGCCTGAACGACCCGGACCTGGTTGCCCGCACCGCGGTGGACATCGGGCTAAAGGCGGTCGACGGCAGCCTGCCGGCGGACTTCCCCAAGCTTGAGCTGACCACGCCCGCGGTCATCACCCAGGAAAACGTGGACGAGTACTACCGGCCCGACGCGGTCTTCTGA
- a CDS encoding ABC transporter permease, whose product MISAVEAPSERNNGARIAAVLQRFGTLAIFLTLVVVATFWSDAFLTTGNILNVLRQVASGAGIMAVGMLYVILTRGIDLSVGSIAALGSVLTGYFVATSGYGTFTTILLVLLAGGACGLFTGAFVAYLRLPSFVMSLAMLAIARGLALIISDGRPIPLGEPGQAFQSFGSGFLYGIPQPVILMFLVFIVGGVVLNFTRFGRIITSIGSNEEAVRLAGIAVPRYILAVYVISGMLAATAGIISSSRTGVGSAQVGVGAELSVIAAVVIGGASLMGGRGSAFNTLLGALVMGIIGNIMNLAGVPGYHQQVYMGAIIVVAMLLQFGAGSLKR is encoded by the coding sequence ATGATCTCTGCGGTCGAAGCACCCTCCGAGCGTAACAACGGGGCTCGCATCGCGGCCGTCCTGCAGCGCTTTGGAACACTTGCGATCTTCCTGACGCTCGTCGTGGTGGCGACGTTCTGGTCGGACGCGTTCCTCACCACCGGCAACATCCTGAACGTGCTGCGTCAGGTGGCGTCCGGCGCCGGGATCATGGCCGTCGGCATGCTCTATGTGATCCTGACCCGCGGCATCGACCTTTCGGTCGGTTCAATCGCGGCGCTGGGAAGCGTGCTCACCGGCTATTTCGTCGCCACCTCGGGCTACGGGACGTTCACGACCATCCTGCTGGTCCTGCTCGCCGGCGGCGCCTGCGGCCTGTTCACCGGCGCCTTCGTCGCCTACCTGCGCCTGCCGTCCTTCGTCATGTCCCTGGCGATGCTGGCGATCGCACGCGGTCTGGCGCTGATCATCTCGGATGGCCGGCCGATACCGCTGGGCGAGCCCGGACAGGCGTTTCAGTCGTTCGGCTCCGGCTTCCTTTATGGCATCCCGCAGCCGGTGATCCTGATGTTCCTCGTGTTCATCGTCGGCGGGGTCGTGCTGAACTTCACCCGCTTTGGCCGGATCATCACGTCGATCGGTTCCAACGAGGAAGCCGTCCGACTCGCAGGCATCGCCGTGCCCCGCTACATCCTCGCGGTCTACGTGATCTCCGGCATGCTCGCCGCCACCGCCGGCATCATCTCGTCCAGCCGCACCGGCGTCGGCTCGGCGCAGGTCGGCGTGGGGGCGGAACTCAGCGTGATCGCCGCCGTGGTGATCGGCGGCGCCAGCCTGATGGGCGGACGCGGCAGCGCGTTCAACACGCTGCTGGGCGCGCTGGTCATGGGGATCATCGGCAACATCATGAACCTCGCTGGTGTGCCCGGCTATCACCAGCAGGTCTACATGGGCGCGATCATCGTCGTGGCGATGCTGCTGCAGTTCGGCGCCGGCTCGCTCAAACGCTGA
- a CDS encoding TRAP transporter small permease, producing the protein MRAVLDDAEKLLCALILLAMTVLGFLNIIVRYLTSYSFAATEEILINGFLLLTIFGAAIAARRGEHLAVTLVFDMLPGRGRQVLLWLSTGLSVLLMLLSAWYCFQLVQNQFQSGVVSPGLQVPAWYYTVGLPLGFLLIVVRLVQHAIRTSRQMSGQEAGHHG; encoded by the coding sequence ATGCGTGCTGTTCTCGACGACGCCGAGAAGCTTCTCTGCGCCCTGATCCTGCTGGCGATGACGGTTCTGGGTTTCCTGAACATCATCGTCCGCTACCTCACCAGCTATTCGTTCGCGGCGACCGAGGAAATCCTGATCAATGGCTTCTTGCTGCTGACCATCTTCGGCGCGGCCATTGCGGCCCGCCGGGGCGAGCATCTGGCCGTGACGCTGGTCTTCGACATGCTCCCGGGCCGCGGCCGCCAGGTCCTGCTCTGGCTGTCCACCGGGCTGTCGGTCCTGCTGATGTTGCTGTCCGCTTGGTACTGTTTCCAGTTGGTCCAGAACCAGTTCCAGAGCGGCGTGGTCTCGCCGGGACTGCAGGTGCCGGCCTGGTATTATACGGTCGGGCTGCCGCTGGGCTTCCTGCTGATCGTGGTGCGGCTCGTCCAGCATGCGATCCGGACATCCAGGCAGATGTCCGGCCAGGAGGCAGGCCATCATGGCTGA
- a CDS encoding TRAP transporter large permease, with product MADLDAGTQMVLLFFLLLLVRVPVAFALGLSSLYAMWQIGFGLELVGDLLSSGVAKFSLLAIPFFILAGSLMGTVGIAERMIRFFRVLIGSLPGGMGIVGTVVCLFWGAVSGSGPASVAAIGPLLIKAMAEDGYPRPFAAALVCTGAALSIVIPPSIGLVIYGVIAETSIADLFIAAIIPGLVMGLLMLLTLPFAMPARRAAHAAGGLEALAPPPYAGLPYGRRLGRAFLDAAWGLLTPVVILGGIYAGIFTPTEAAIVATVYALFVGLFIYRTLTFATLYASLVDASASSAVVMLVVAFASLFGWVVTVDDLVGTYSEALLALSSNPWVILTVIMVVLLVAGMFMDAITIMFITLPIFLPVVRELAWDPVWFGVLLMVSLAIGLITPPVGINLFVAANITRLPLERIAVGALPFLLTSLIGLAIVAAVPALSLFLVGLLR from the coding sequence ATGGCTGACCTCGATGCCGGCACCCAGATGGTGCTCCTGTTCTTCCTGCTCCTGCTGGTCCGGGTGCCGGTCGCCTTCGCGCTCGGCCTCTCCTCGCTCTACGCCATGTGGCAGATCGGCTTTGGCCTGGAACTGGTCGGCGACCTGCTCTCCAGCGGGGTCGCGAAGTTCTCGCTGCTGGCGATCCCGTTCTTCATCCTGGCCGGCTCCCTGATGGGCACCGTCGGCATCGCGGAGCGGATGATCCGCTTCTTCCGGGTCCTGATCGGTTCCCTTCCAGGCGGCATGGGCATCGTCGGCACGGTGGTCTGTCTTTTCTGGGGCGCGGTCAGCGGCTCCGGGCCGGCCTCGGTCGCAGCGATCGGCCCGCTGCTCATCAAGGCGATGGCGGAGGACGGCTATCCGCGTCCGTTCGCGGCAGCCCTGGTCTGTACCGGGGCCGCCCTCTCGATCGTGATCCCGCCGTCGATCGGCCTGGTCATCTATGGCGTGATCGCGGAGACCTCGATCGCCGACCTGTTCATCGCCGCGATCATCCCGGGCCTAGTGATGGGCCTGCTCATGCTCCTGACCCTGCCGTTCGCCATGCCAGCCAGACGGGCAGCCCATGCCGCAGGCGGACTTGAGGCCCTGGCGCCGCCACCCTATGCGGGGCTGCCCTATGGCCGCCGGCTCGGCCGCGCCTTTCTGGATGCTGCCTGGGGCCTGCTTACCCCGGTCGTCATCCTCGGCGGAATCTATGCGGGCATCTTCACGCCCACCGAGGCGGCGATCGTCGCGACCGTCTACGCCCTGTTCGTGGGTCTGTTCATCTACCGGACCCTGACCTTCGCCACGCTCTATGCTTCCCTCGTCGATGCCAGCGCTTCCTCGGCGGTGGTGATGCTGGTGGTCGCCTTCGCGAGCCTATTCGGCTGGGTGGTCACGGTCGATGACCTGGTCGGCACCTATTCCGAGGCGCTGCTGGCGCTCAGCTCGAACCCATGGGTGATCCTGACGGTGATCATGGTCGTGCTGCTGGTGGCCGGTATGTTCATGGATGCGATCACCATCATGTTCATCACGCTGCCGATCTTCCTGCCGGTGGTGCGCGAACTTGCGTGGGATCCGGTCTGGTTCGGCGTGCTGCTGATGGTGAGCCTTGCAATCGGCCTGATCACGCCGCCGGTGGGGATCAACCTGTTCGTCGCGGCCAACATCACGAGGCTCCCGCTGGAGCGGATCGCGGTCGGTGCCCTGCCTTTCCTGCTGACCAGCCTGATCGGCCTCGCCATCGTGGCTGCCGTTCCCGCCCTGTCACTGTTCCTCGTGGGACTGCTGCGCTGA
- a CDS encoding FGGY-family carbohydrate kinase yields the protein MALLLGLDFGTGGVRAGLYDLAACRMLGEQEAAYATAYPQPGWAEQSPTDWWQAAGAATRALLRAAGRPEVAGICVATTASTVMACREDGTPLRPALLWMDCRAAEQADRTARSGHPVLAYAGGGDAAEWLVPKAMWLKEHEPDSYRQAGIICECLDYVNFLLAGRWVGSRMNATCKWNYDSVAARFHDDLFAELGIPELPDKLPREIVPVGGAIGRIQASAMEHLGLANRPVLAQGGIDAHIGMVGAATMAPGELLMIGGTSVVQLFQLAAGQAVPGFWGPYPHALVDDHWLVEAGQVSAGSILSWYANDMFGLDRQGMAELVEAASRIEVGGTGLLTLDFFMGNRTPYRDPHLRGTVLGLSLGHDRADLYRSAVEGVALGSANVLRRMGELGIDCRRIVSAGGFEKNRLWLQATVDAIGLPMELASGTNLSILGAAACAANGAGLTSDLFAASAAVMPATVTVEPDLTAHERYQALLEDYLEATRLLAPLSRRLAAAQRTGHA from the coding sequence ATGGCGCTGCTGCTGGGACTGGATTTCGGCACCGGAGGCGTGCGGGCTGGCCTGTATGATCTGGCCGCATGCCGGATGCTGGGCGAGCAGGAAGCCGCCTATGCCACGGCCTACCCCCAGCCGGGCTGGGCGGAGCAGTCGCCAACGGACTGGTGGCAGGCCGCCGGTGCCGCCACCCGTGCCCTCCTGCGGGCCGCCGGTCGTCCCGAGGTGGCCGGGATCTGCGTGGCCACGACAGCCTCGACAGTCATGGCTTGCCGCGAGGACGGCACCCCGCTGCGGCCGGCCCTGCTCTGGATGGATTGCCGCGCCGCCGAGCAGGCGGATCGCACAGCGCGCTCCGGCCATCCGGTCCTGGCCTATGCCGGCGGGGGCGATGCCGCCGAATGGCTGGTGCCGAAGGCGATGTGGCTGAAGGAGCATGAGCCGGACAGCTACCGGCAGGCCGGCATCATCTGCGAATGCCTGGACTATGTGAACTTTCTGCTCGCCGGCCGCTGGGTCGGATCGCGGATGAACGCGACCTGCAAGTGGAACTACGATTCCGTCGCCGCGCGGTTTCATGACGATCTCTTCGCCGAACTCGGTATCCCTGAGCTGCCGGACAAGCTCCCCCGCGAGATCGTCCCGGTGGGCGGCGCGATCGGCCGGATCCAGGCATCGGCGATGGAGCATCTGGGGCTCGCCAATCGGCCCGTTCTGGCGCAGGGTGGGATCGACGCCCATATCGGCATGGTCGGTGCCGCCACCATGGCGCCGGGCGAACTTCTGATGATCGGCGGAACCTCGGTCGTGCAGCTTTTCCAGCTCGCGGCCGGGCAGGCTGTTCCCGGCTTCTGGGGACCCTATCCGCATGCGCTGGTGGATGACCACTGGCTGGTCGAGGCGGGGCAGGTCTCGGCCGGGTCGATCCTTTCCTGGTATGCCAACGATATGTTCGGCCTGGACCGCCAGGGCATGGCTGAACTGGTAGAGGCCGCATCTCGCATCGAGGTCGGCGGCACCGGGTTGTTGACCCTGGACTTCTTCATGGGCAACCGCACTCCCTACCGGGATCCGCATCTGCGCGGTACCGTATTGGGCCTGTCGCTGGGGCATGACCGGGCAGACCTCTATCGCTCGGCGGTGGAGGGGGTGGCGCTCGGCTCCGCGAACGTGCTTCGGCGCATGGGCGAACTCGGCATCGATTGCCGGCGGATCGTGAGCGCTGGCGGGTTCGAGAAGAACCGGCTCTGGCTTCAGGCCACCGTCGATGCGATCGGGCTGCCGATGGAACTTGCCAGCGGGACCAACCTGTCGATTCTGGGGGCGGCCGCCTGCGCCGCGAACGGCGCCGGGCTTACCTCCGACCTCTTTGCGGCATCGGCGGCCGTCATGCCGGCGACGGTAACCGTCGAACCCGACCTCACGGCGCACGAGCGGTATCAGGCCCTCCTGGAGGACTATCTCGAAGCGACCCGCCTGCTGGCGCCGCTGTCCCGGCGTCTGGCGGCAGCGCAGCGCACGGGCCACGCCTGA
- a CDS encoding sugar ABC transporter ATP-binding protein — translation MTELVRLQAITKSFGGVHALRGVDFDVRAGEVHALLGENGAGKSTLMRVLNGEFPPTSGEIRIGGQAVTLRDPHAARALGIAVVHQELALAPDLSVAENIFLGELPGVIAWSGLKARARKLIERLGFEIDPGAIVGNLTVAHQQVVEIAKALSRDVKIIVFDEPSAVLSAQDADRLHQIIADLRGQGVGIVYISHRLEEIFKISDRMTVMKDGQRVGTVDNGDVTIDELIRMMVGRPLAAMFPEKGKRALGDEVLRLDRVNAGRMVRDVSLSIRAGEIVGLGGLVGSGRTEVARAIFGADRLDSGTIHVNGKPVTLRTPVQAVKAGIGLVPEDRKLHGVILDKPIRVNATMARLSAVVNALGFLRHGLEKKIVTDLGSSLRLKASSIDAPVSSLSGGNQQKVVLAKWFHAGGDLIILDEPTRGVDVGAKTEIYGLVNRLAEEGKAVLIISSEHQELFGLCDRVLVMGQGELKGELLPDQYSEERLLALSMTGRPNTNDIGEAA, via the coding sequence ATGACCGAACTCGTCAGGCTCCAGGCCATCACCAAGTCGTTCGGCGGTGTCCACGCCCTGCGTGGCGTCGATTTCGATGTCCGCGCCGGCGAAGTCCATGCCCTGCTGGGTGAGAATGGAGCCGGCAAGTCGACCCTGATGCGGGTCCTGAACGGCGAATTCCCGCCGACCTCGGGGGAGATCAGGATCGGCGGACAGGCCGTAACCTTGCGGGATCCCCATGCGGCACGCGCCCTGGGCATCGCGGTGGTTCATCAGGAACTGGCCCTGGCGCCGGATCTGTCCGTGGCCGAGAACATCTTCCTTGGCGAGCTGCCGGGCGTCATCGCCTGGTCCGGCCTGAAGGCGCGGGCGCGCAAGCTGATCGAGCGGCTGGGCTTCGAGATCGACCCCGGCGCCATCGTCGGCAACCTGACCGTGGCCCACCAGCAGGTGGTCGAGATCGCCAAGGCCCTGTCGCGCGACGTCAAGATCATCGTCTTCGACGAACCGAGCGCGGTGCTGTCCGCCCAGGACGCCGACCGGCTGCACCAGATCATCGCCGACCTGCGCGGCCAGGGTGTCGGCATCGTCTACATCTCGCATCGGCTGGAGGAGATCTTCAAGATCTCCGACCGCATGACCGTGATGAAGGACGGGCAGCGGGTCGGCACCGTGGACAACGGCGACGTCACCATCGACGAGCTCATTCGCATGATGGTCGGGCGGCCACTGGCCGCCATGTTCCCGGAGAAGGGCAAGCGTGCGCTCGGCGACGAAGTGCTGCGCCTGGACCGGGTCAACGCCGGTCGCATGGTCCGCGACGTCAGCCTGTCCATCCGGGCAGGCGAGATCGTCGGCCTTGGTGGCCTGGTCGGCTCCGGCCGCACCGAAGTGGCCCGTGCCATCTTCGGCGCGGACCGGCTGGACAGCGGCACCATCCATGTGAACGGCAAGCCAGTGACCCTGCGCACGCCGGTCCAGGCAGTGAAGGCCGGGATCGGTCTGGTGCCCGAGGACCGCAAGCTGCATGGCGTGATCCTGGACAAGCCGATCCGGGTGAACGCCACCATGGCGCGACTTTCCGCCGTGGTGAACGCGCTGGGCTTCCTGCGCCATGGGCTGGAGAAGAAGATCGTCACCGATCTCGGCAGCAGCTTGCGTCTCAAGGCGTCGAGCATCGACGCTCCCGTGTCCAGCCTCTCCGGAGGCAACCAGCAGAAGGTCGTGCTGGCCAAGTGGTTTCACGCCGGCGGCGACCTGATCATCCTGGACGAGCCCACCCGCGGGGTGGATGTCGGCGCCAAGACCGAGATCTACGGGTTGGTCAACCGGCTGGCCGAGGAGGGCAAGGCGGTGCTGATCATTTCCTCCGAACATCAGGAACTGTTCGGCTTGTGCGACCGCGTGCTCGTGATGGGGCAGGGTGAACTCAAGGGCGAACTCCTGCCGGACCAGTACAGCGAGGAACGGCTGCTGGCGCTGTCGATGACCGGGCGGCCGAACACGAACGACATTGGTGAAGCAGCATGA
- a CDS encoding galactitol-1-phosphate 5-dehydrogenase, translating to MRAAVMYQPGDIRLEDLPKPSPGKGEVLLKVAAVGVCGSDIPRMLIKGAHRMPIVCGHEFSGEVVELGEGVEGFAAGDLVGVAPMLPCGVCDQCATGNFSRCRDYDYFGSRRDGAYAEFVCAPTANLLKARPGTDLRAVAMTDPASIALHAIWKAKPTLGDRGGVIGCGPIGLFAIQWMKLMGCRDIVAVDVSERKLEQAREAGASHTFLATAEIPSDLKCDLIVEAAGHPSSINLAANLAAPGGHVVFIGIPVGDVTLANKTFQHFLRQEVSLHGAWNSFGAPYPGPQWTVTLDYLSSGALRWEFMISHELSLDELPGMFGKIKAGGEFFSKIMFRP from the coding sequence ATGCGCGCTGCCGTGATGTACCAGCCGGGCGATATCCGCCTGGAAGACCTGCCCAAGCCCTCGCCCGGCAAGGGCGAGGTCCTGTTGAAGGTCGCGGCGGTCGGCGTGTGCGGCTCGGACATCCCGCGCATGCTGATCAAGGGTGCGCACCGGATGCCGATCGTCTGCGGCCACGAATTCTCCGGGGAGGTCGTCGAGCTCGGCGAAGGTGTCGAGGGCTTTGCCGCCGGCGATCTGGTGGGCGTCGCGCCGATGCTTCCCTGCGGCGTCTGCGACCAGTGCGCCACCGGCAATTTCTCCCGATGCCGCGACTATGACTATTTCGGGAGCCGCCGCGATGGCGCCTATGCCGAGTTCGTCTGTGCGCCGACCGCAAACCTGCTGAAGGCGCGTCCGGGAACCGATTTGCGCGCCGTTGCGATGACCGACCCCGCCTCGATCGCGCTGCACGCGATCTGGAAGGCCAAGCCGACCCTGGGGGACCGCGGCGGCGTCATCGGCTGCGGGCCGATCGGCCTGTTCGCGATCCAGTGGATGAAGCTGATGGGATGCCGTGACATCGTCGCGGTGGATGTCTCGGAGCGCAAGCTCGAGCAGGCGCGCGAAGCCGGCGCCAGCCATACCTTCCTGGCCACGGCCGAGATCCCAAGCGACCTGAAATGCGACCTCATCGTGGAGGCGGCCGGGCACCCGTCTTCCATCAACCTTGCCGCCAACCTGGCGGCACCTGGCGGGCATGTCGTCTTCATCGGGATTCCCGTCGGCGACGTCACCCTCGCCAACAAGACCTTCCAGCACTTCCTGCGCCAGGAGGTGTCGCTGCATGGCGCCTGGAACTCCTTCGGAGCTCCCTATCCCGGTCCGCAATGGACAGTCACCCTGGACTATCTGTCCTCGGGCGCGCTGCGCTGGGAGTTCATGATCAGCCATGAGCTGAGCCTGGACGAGTTGCCGGGCATGTTCGGGAAGATCAAGGCGGGCGGGGAATTCTTCTCCAAGATCATGTTCCGGCCCTGA
- the deoC gene encoding deoxyribose-phosphate aldolase, translating to MTKPIENEKLASFIDHTILKPDAIASEVERHCAEAREHGFKSVCVNAVHVAQVAQALRGSGVLTCAVVGFPLGATLPAIKAAEAAAVIEAGAAEVDMVINIGALKEGRIDAVREDIAAVRKACGNKLLKVIIETCLLDDEQKRQACGAAKEAGADFVKTSTGFSKSGATVADVRLMREVVGLDMGVKASGGIRTRADALAMIEAGATRIGASASVDIVAGGQPSAQGGY from the coding sequence ATGACCAAGCCCATCGAGAACGAGAAGCTCGCCTCATTCATCGACCACACCATCCTCAAGCCGGATGCGATAGCCTCCGAGGTTGAACGCCATTGCGCCGAGGCACGCGAGCACGGCTTCAAGTCCGTCTGCGTCAACGCCGTCCACGTGGCGCAGGTGGCTCAGGCTCTCAGGGGCAGCGGAGTGCTGACCTGCGCCGTCGTCGGCTTCCCGCTGGGAGCGACTCTGCCCGCCATCAAGGCTGCGGAAGCCGCCGCGGTCATCGAAGCCGGTGCCGCGGAAGTCGACATGGTCATCAACATCGGTGCCCTGAAGGAGGGCCGGATCGACGCAGTCCGCGAGGACATCGCGGCGGTTCGCAAGGCCTGCGGAAACAAGCTCCTCAAGGTCATCATCGAGACCTGCCTCCTCGACGATGAGCAGAAGCGGCAGGCCTGTGGGGCCGCCAAGGAAGCCGGCGCCGATTTCGTCAAGACCTCCACCGGGTTCAGCAAGTCCGGCGCCACCGTCGCCGACGTGCGCCTGATGCGCGAGGTGGTGGGCCTCGACATGGGCGTGAAGGCGTCCGGCGGGATCCGCACCCGGGCGGATGCCCTGGCGATGATCGAGGCAGGTGCGACCCGCATCGGTGCCAGCGCCAGTGTCGACATCGTGGCTGGCGGTCAGCCCTCGGCCCAAGGAGGCTACTGA